From a single Meiothermus sp. Pnk-1 genomic region:
- a CDS encoding glucose-1-phosphate thymidylyltransferase, translating to MKGLILAAGRGTRLRPLTYTRPKHVFRVAGKPIIYFAVKNLREAGIQQIGVVVSPENREDIMQALEGFPGVSLSYIVQEEPRGLAHAVGVAREWLGESPFVMYLGDNLFQSGIARFVSGYRAGVGAVIALVRVPDPRQFGVAVLEGGRVVRLVEKPKEPPSDLAVAGVYVFGPEIHPIIAGLEPSARGEYEITDAIQGLLERGHPVLGMEVEGWWKDTGRPHDLLDANRLLLAEMHPETKGQVWQSQITGQVVIEEGAVVRESTILGPVMIASGAIIDGAYIGPFTSVGPGAVVRRAEVEFSILEDGAVVEDVPLRLHESILGVGARVTSRNGLPKAHKLVLGDLSSAELG from the coding sequence ATGAAAGGACTCATTCTCGCCGCCGGGCGCGGAACGCGGCTACGGCCCCTCACCTACACGCGCCCCAAACACGTTTTTCGCGTCGCAGGCAAACCCATCATCTACTTCGCGGTGAAGAACCTGCGCGAGGCCGGGATACAGCAGATCGGGGTGGTGGTATCCCCGGAAAACCGCGAGGACATCATGCAAGCCCTGGAGGGCTTCCCCGGGGTGAGCCTGAGCTATATCGTGCAGGAGGAGCCCCGAGGGTTGGCCCACGCGGTGGGCGTGGCCCGGGAATGGCTGGGCGAAAGCCCCTTCGTGATGTATCTGGGGGATAACCTGTTTCAGTCGGGGATCGCCCGCTTCGTCTCGGGCTACCGGGCTGGGGTAGGGGCGGTGATCGCCCTGGTACGGGTCCCCGACCCCCGGCAGTTCGGGGTGGCGGTCTTGGAGGGGGGCCGGGTGGTGCGGCTCGTCGAAAAGCCCAAAGAACCGCCCTCGGACCTGGCGGTGGCCGGGGTCTACGTGTTCGGCCCGGAGATCCACCCCATCATCGCCGGCCTCGAGCCCAGCGCCCGGGGCGAGTACGAAATCACCGACGCCATTCAAGGGCTGCTGGAAAGAGGCCATCCGGTGCTGGGGATGGAGGTAGAGGGCTGGTGGAAGGACACCGGGCGGCCCCACGACCTTCTGGACGCCAACCGGCTTTTGCTGGCGGAGATGCACCCCGAGACCAAAGGCCAGGTTTGGCAAAGCCAGATCACCGGACAAGTAGTGATCGAAGAGGGGGCGGTGGTACGGGAGTCCACCATTTTAGGGCCGGTGATGATCGCCAGCGGAGCCATCATAGATGGGGCCTACATCGGGCCTTTTACCTCGGTGGGGCCAGGAGCGGTGGTGCGCCGGGCCGAGGTGGAGTTCTCCATCCTCGAGGACGGCGCGGTGGTCGAGGATGTGCCTTTGCGGCTGCACGAGAGCATTCTGGGGGTAGGGGCCCGGGTCACCAGCCGCAACGGCCTTCCCAAAGCCCACAAGCTGGTGCTGGGGGATCTCTCCTCGGCGGAGCTGGGCTGA
- a CDS encoding CopG family transcriptional regulator yields MKRTTIYLDPDLEIRLKLEAQRRKKPMAEIIRELLRKELGKQPRPRSRYAGAFDSGHTDTAERAEELLAEGLGLDSLSPEQVEALGTSR; encoded by the coding sequence ATGAAGCGCACGACCATCTACCTCGACCCCGATCTGGAAATCCGGCTGAAGCTCGAGGCCCAGCGTCGCAAAAAACCCATGGCCGAGATCATCCGCGAGCTGCTGCGGAAGGAGCTGGGAAAACAGCCCCGCCCTCGCTCCCGTTACGCTGGGGCCTTTGACAGCGGTCACACCGACACCGCGGAACGGGCCGAGGAACTGCTGGCCGAGGGTTTAGGGTTGGATTCGCTATCGCCAGAACAGGTCGAAGCGCTCGGGACCTCGAGGTAA
- a CDS encoding phage holin family protein: protein MRGFLLRLLLNSVALWLVAQLYGGVFFAPGSGLLDYLVAGLILGLANALIRPVLLFLTLPLNLVTLGLFTLVVNAVVLAVVAGFTNLEVRGFGGAFVGAILLAIVSYLLNALVGDRK, encoded by the coding sequence ATGCGAGGATTCCTGCTCCGCCTCCTGTTGAATAGCGTGGCGCTATGGCTCGTGGCCCAGCTGTACGGCGGGGTTTTCTTCGCCCCGGGCTCGGGGCTTTTGGATTACTTGGTAGCAGGGCTCATCCTGGGGCTGGCCAACGCCCTGATTCGGCCCGTCCTGCTCTTCCTTACCCTGCCCCTCAACCTGGTCACCCTGGGGCTTTTCACCCTGGTCGTCAACGCCGTCGTGCTGGCGGTGGTGGCGGGTTTTACCAACCTCGAGGTGCGCGGCTTTGGCGGGGCTTTCGTCGGCGCGATCCTCCTGGCTATCGTGAGCTACCTGCTCAACGCGCTGGTTGGGGATCGAAAGTGA
- a CDS encoding CBS domain-containing protein, with protein sequence MTATVRQLLQLKGNRVFDISPQATVYEALERMAQHDVGALLVLEEGRLVGIFSERDYARKIILMGRASRETPVREVMTTDLVTVSPEATVGECMALMTERRIRHLPVMEGGRLVGVISIGDVVKAIMTEQEFLIAQLQQYINS encoded by the coding sequence ATGACGGCGACGGTGCGGCAGTTGTTACAGCTCAAGGGCAACCGGGTCTTTGACATTTCCCCCCAAGCCACGGTGTACGAAGCGCTCGAGCGCATGGCCCAGCACGACGTAGGGGCCTTGCTGGTGCTGGAGGAGGGGCGGTTGGTAGGGATCTTTTCCGAGCGCGACTACGCCCGAAAGATCATCCTGATGGGCCGGGCCTCGCGGGAGACCCCCGTCCGCGAGGTCATGACCACCGATCTGGTCACGGTCAGCCCGGAGGCCACGGTGGGCGAGTGCATGGCCCTGATGACCGAACGCCGCATCCGCCACCTGCCGGTGATGGAGGGGGGACGGCTGGTAGGGGTGATCTCCATCGGAGATGTGGTGAAGGCCATCATGACCGAGCAGGAGTTCCTGATCGCCCAGCTGCAACAGTACATCAACTCCTAA
- a CDS encoding type II toxin-antitoxin system VapC family toxin encodes MPLLVDTGILFAYYDKKDFWHPQARALLDAEDSPPVLPAPAIAEADYLLSTRLGFQGQLALYDDITQGVYLVANLSPEGYKRVLQLNQQYADLRLGFVDAAIIAIAEELGIGAIATTDRRHLGAVQAKIGLELLP; translated from the coding sequence GTGCCGCTACTGGTGGATACCGGCATCTTGTTTGCCTACTACGATAAAAAGGACTTTTGGCACCCCCAGGCTCGAGCCCTTCTGGATGCCGAGGATAGCCCGCCCGTGTTGCCTGCTCCGGCCATCGCCGAGGCCGATTACCTGCTGTCCACCCGGCTGGGCTTCCAAGGCCAACTTGCCCTGTACGACGACATCACGCAGGGGGTCTATTTGGTCGCCAACCTCAGCCCAGAAGGCTATAAACGGGTCTTGCAGCTCAACCAGCAGTACGCCGACCTGCGCCTGGGATTCGTAGACGCAGCCATCATCGCCATTGCCGAGGAACTGGGCATTGGAGCAATCGCCACCACCGACCGCCGGCACTTGGGGGCGGTGCAGGCCAAGATTGGCCTCGAGCTGCTGCCTTAA
- a CDS encoding LacI family DNA-binding transcriptional regulator, whose product MRPRRVPTISDVARLAGVSTGTVSRVLNRRPGVHPETRERVLAVVERLGYVPMAAARELSGHTDKVGVLVSPRVWKYSPYFILLFEALSDSLWNENFKLEEIPLDPSGQPMTEAEGYIVLGAHDHDPRLEQMVRQYPATVLVGVQPGMFWVAPDDPGGAYRATEHLIKLGHREIAHLSAAGQVGRERFEGYRQALEDYRVPYRPELVFDGAFSTLPAYRAVRRAWEQGVRFSGLFAASDEMALGAIAALEDLNLRIPQDVSVVGFDDLPDLGRPLTTVRQEIPEIARTVVQLLREAISRAPPRGVRVPVQLVVRDTTARKR is encoded by the coding sequence GTGCGTCCGCGCCGTGTCCCCACCATCAGCGATGTCGCCCGCCTGGCCGGGGTTTCCACCGGAACGGTGAGCCGGGTGCTGAACCGGCGTCCGGGGGTCCACCCAGAAACCCGAGAGCGCGTGCTGGCGGTGGTCGAGCGTCTGGGGTATGTTCCCATGGCCGCAGCCCGGGAGCTTTCGGGACACACCGACAAGGTGGGGGTGCTGGTCTCGCCGCGGGTGTGGAAGTACTCGCCGTATTTCATCCTGCTCTTCGAGGCGCTTAGCGATTCGCTGTGGAACGAGAACTTCAAGCTCGAGGAGATCCCTTTGGACCCCTCGGGCCAGCCTATGACCGAGGCCGAGGGGTATATCGTGTTGGGGGCCCACGATCACGATCCCCGGCTCGAGCAGATGGTGCGGCAATACCCCGCCACGGTGCTGGTGGGGGTGCAGCCGGGGATGTTCTGGGTGGCCCCCGACGACCCCGGCGGGGCCTACCGGGCCACCGAGCACCTCATCAAGCTAGGGCATCGGGAGATCGCCCACCTCTCCGCAGCGGGCCAGGTGGGCCGCGAGCGCTTCGAGGGGTATCGCCAGGCGCTCGAGGACTATCGGGTTCCCTATCGGCCAGAGCTGGTATTTGACGGGGCTTTCTCCACCTTACCCGCTTACCGCGCGGTGCGGCGGGCTTGGGAGCAGGGGGTACGCTTCAGCGGCCTGTTCGCAGCTTCTGATGAGATGGCCTTGGGGGCGATAGCCGCGCTGGAAGACCTCAACTTGCGCATCCCTCAGGATGTCTCGGTGGTGGGGTTCGATGACCTGCCCGACCTGGGCCGTCCCCTTACCACGGTGCGGCAGGAGATCCCTGAGATTGCCCGTACGGTGGTGCAGCTTTTGCGGGAGGCGATCTCCCGCGCACCACCTCGAGGGGTGCGGGTCCCCGTGCAGCTGGTGGTGCGCGACACCACTGCCCGGAAGCGCTAG
- a CDS encoding universal stress protein — translation MIKRILLASDGSAPARGAEALAEWLAYELEAHLVGLFVRDSRWIRLPEFLDLGALSVPLPAYHQEIEQALTVKGEGILKRLWDSAQGAGVSFARKLETGVPAEVIVQEARTADLVVLGRQGENHPQGEALGGTAERVVRTSPVPVLLTPPAYTHPERLLIGYNGSEPALRALHFAASLAVELGLGVQVLSVDDSLDRAEGLAREGAEYLAAYGLNIEPAALQGDPAERLLEAQGPADLLALGAFGGGPVRRWLLGSTTEYALRTCQGPVLVVR, via the coding sequence ATGATCAAACGCATCCTGCTCGCTAGCGATGGCTCGGCTCCGGCTAGGGGTGCGGAAGCCCTGGCCGAGTGGCTCGCATACGAGCTCGAGGCCCACCTAGTCGGTCTTTTCGTGCGCGATAGCCGCTGGATCCGGTTGCCCGAGTTCCTCGACCTGGGGGCGCTCTCGGTGCCGTTGCCCGCCTACCACCAGGAGATCGAGCAGGCCCTCACGGTGAAGGGGGAGGGTATCTTGAAGCGGCTCTGGGATTCCGCCCAGGGGGCTGGGGTGAGCTTCGCCCGTAAGCTCGAGACCGGGGTGCCCGCCGAGGTGATCGTCCAAGAAGCCCGCACCGCCGACCTGGTGGTGCTAGGCCGCCAGGGAGAGAATCACCCCCAGGGAGAAGCCCTCGGCGGCACGGCCGAACGGGTGGTGCGTACCAGCCCGGTCCCGGTGCTCCTCACCCCACCCGCATATACCCACCCCGAGCGGCTGCTGATCGGCTATAACGGCTCCGAGCCCGCACTGCGGGCTCTGCACTTCGCAGCGTCGCTGGCGGTGGAACTCGGCTTGGGGGTCCAGGTGCTGAGCGTGGATGACAGCTTGGACCGCGCCGAGGGGTTAGCCCGCGAGGGGGCCGAGTACCTGGCGGCCTACGGCCTGAACATCGAACCGGCGGCGCTTCAGGGCGATCCTGCCGAGCGGTTGTTGGAAGCCCAGGGGCCAGCCGACTTGCTGGCTTTGGGGGCGTTCGGCGGCGGCCCGGTGCGGCGCTGGCTCTTGGGTTCTACCACTGAATACGCCCTGCGAACCTGCCAAGGACCGGTGCTGGTGGTGCGGTAG
- a CDS encoding S-layer homology domain-containing protein: MKKRLVILLAGLLTVLSMGFGSAQFSDVPAGHWAKEAVESIAAQGLIVGFPDGTFRGNENLTRYQAALIIYRLLQQLQGQQGQPAPKIDEETLNTIRNAVQELAAELAALGVRVSALEDNAASKDDIARLEAAIEELKGAKPEGGMDQQALSDLADRVEAASVAADTALAQAQQLADRLDAVEGDVATVKTQLEADADSIRALNELSVLLNQDVLSLQDRVTALEKSVGTLSETDFNEFATKEDVAAVQEFATALRGDLVRLSDRVGTLSTTVDDINKRVGALESVKFTLSGNISATYGYATATGPNFDIDRLFSSNQLSSGSGADDSSGARLRVAVRRGDFNQNYTDFSSGLNFGLKFASGPISEVSVNTDFSAVNADLSRALKVNSASIKGNLSGQSFTVQYNNDDVKFRFNPYLFSNNTDGDVTVRPGVVATLNATALPLSPSFTVVAGSGASTDGTKGGGNTVLADDYFGTRAEVGLLGLKFGLSYAERNSGLSGSYPAGGTVTGGRSAFGADWNGKLFGLLSLEGAYVASHDFANPLDFSNQLTTDQAFYTKVGVSLGPVTLNANYRAIDPQFDNGVAGMSGDSGYYYFGLGGNGEAPFGPNNVGYGLDGSVKLGILNGIELRFLYDSSSDFATRSLTASTLSVGGTVGLFAGFSLSGWYNNTQVNGNQVSGVDGTQSGLNGNYNYFLYGAQDDRWSSGFGVKLSHDGKASNALISGLNLNLAYRTFYNPASSSNSFTDIEAAASYSGKLAILSLNPFVRYHTFTDSNATPTTYDYNTLKFGISASTDPLGIPLKPSLDGAYAQRNTNITRGSTNSPSEQFWRAGLTLNEFFAAGSKFKVGYASYQATNVVSPLPQGGAPARGYTGAFNSISNDRIFEYPGEVQFPWNLTTGAGTNSGGVAGIYTEWTYGNLTSAFGVFNLTDGSGNVLSKGTAFKVSYNVSF, from the coding sequence ATGAAGAAAAGATTGGTCATCCTACTGGCAGGGCTCCTGACGGTGCTCTCCATGGGCTTTGGTTCCGCCCAGTTCTCCGATGTACCGGCTGGGCACTGGGCCAAGGAAGCCGTGGAATCCATCGCCGCGCAGGGGCTCATCGTTGGCTTCCCCGACGGCACCTTCCGGGGCAACGAGAACCTCACCCGCTACCAGGCGGCCTTGATCATCTACCGGCTGCTACAGCAACTCCAGGGGCAGCAGGGCCAGCCCGCGCCCAAGATCGACGAGGAGACCCTCAACACCATCCGCAACGCGGTGCAGGAGCTGGCGGCCGAGCTGGCGGCCTTGGGTGTGCGGGTCTCGGCGCTCGAGGACAACGCCGCCTCCAAGGACGACATCGCCCGCCTGGAAGCCGCCATCGAGGAGCTCAAGGGGGCCAAGCCGGAAGGGGGCATGGACCAGCAGGCCCTCTCCGACCTGGCCGACCGGGTCGAGGCCGCTAGCGTGGCCGCCGACACCGCGCTGGCCCAGGCCCAGCAGCTCGCCGACCGCCTCGATGCCGTGGAGGGCGATGTGGCGACGGTCAAGACCCAGCTCGAGGCCGATGCCGACAGCATCCGTGCCCTGAACGAGCTCTCCGTGCTCCTGAACCAGGACGTGCTCTCCCTGCAAGACCGGGTGACCGCCTTGGAGAAGAGCGTGGGCACCCTGAGCGAGACCGACTTCAACGAGTTCGCCACCAAGGAGGACGTGGCCGCGGTGCAGGAGTTCGCCACCGCCCTGCGCGGCGACCTGGTGCGCCTCTCCGACCGGGTGGGCACCCTCTCCACCACCGTGGATGACATCAACAAGCGGGTAGGGGCCCTCGAGTCGGTGAAGTTCACCCTCAGCGGCAACATCTCCGCCACCTACGGCTACGCCACCGCCACCGGCCCCAACTTCGACATCGACCGGCTCTTCTCCAGCAACCAGCTCAGCTCGGGCAGCGGCGCGGATGACTCCAGCGGGGCGCGCCTGCGCGTTGCGGTGCGCCGGGGCGACTTCAACCAAAACTACACCGACTTCAGCAGCGGCCTCAACTTCGGCCTCAAGTTCGCCAGCGGCCCCATCTCCGAGGTGAGCGTCAACACCGACTTCAGCGCGGTCAACGCGGACCTCAGCCGGGCCCTCAAGGTCAACAGCGCCAGCATCAAGGGGAACCTCTCCGGGCAGAGCTTCACCGTTCAGTACAACAACGACGACGTGAAGTTCCGCTTCAACCCCTACCTCTTCTCCAACAACACCGACGGCGACGTGACCGTACGCCCCGGTGTGGTAGCCACCCTGAACGCCACCGCCCTGCCGCTCTCGCCGAGCTTCACCGTGGTGGCGGGCTCCGGGGCCAGCACCGACGGTACGAAAGGCGGCGGCAACACCGTGCTGGCGGACGACTACTTCGGCACGCGGGCCGAGGTGGGCCTGCTGGGCCTCAAGTTCGGCCTCTCCTACGCCGAGCGCAACAGCGGGCTCTCCGGCAGCTACCCCGCGGGGGGCACCGTGACGGGCGGGCGTTCGGCCTTCGGAGCGGACTGGAACGGCAAGCTCTTCGGCCTGCTGTCCCTGGAAGGCGCCTACGTCGCCTCGCACGACTTCGCCAACCCGCTGGACTTCTCTAACCAGCTCACCACCGACCAGGCCTTCTACACCAAGGTGGGGGTCAGCCTCGGCCCGGTGACCCTCAACGCTAACTACCGCGCCATTGACCCGCAGTTCGACAACGGGGTGGCCGGGATGTCGGGAGACTCCGGTTACTACTACTTCGGGCTGGGCGGCAACGGCGAGGCCCCCTTCGGCCCCAACAACGTGGGCTACGGGCTGGACGGCTCGGTCAAGCTCGGGATCCTGAACGGCATCGAGCTGCGCTTCCTCTACGACAGCTCCTCCGACTTCGCCACCCGCAGCCTGACCGCCAGCACCCTGAGCGTGGGCGGTACCGTGGGCCTCTTCGCGGGCTTCAGCCTGAGCGGCTGGTACAACAACACCCAGGTAAACGGCAACCAGGTCTCCGGCGTGGACGGCACCCAGAGCGGCCTCAACGGCAACTACAACTACTTCCTTTACGGCGCTCAGGACGACCGCTGGTCCAGCGGCTTCGGGGTCAAGCTCTCCCACGACGGCAAGGCCTCCAACGCCCTCATCAGCGGCCTCAACCTGAACCTGGCCTACCGTACCTTCTACAACCCGGCCAGCTCTAGCAACAGCTTCACCGACATCGAGGCCGCGGCCTCCTACTCGGGCAAGCTGGCCATCCTCAGCCTGAACCCCTTCGTCCGCTACCACACCTTCACCGATTCCAACGCCACCCCGACCACTTACGACTACAACACCCTCAAGTTCGGCATCAGCGCCTCCACCGACCCCCTGGGCATCCCGCTGAAGCCCTCGCTGGACGGTGCCTATGCCCAGCGCAACACGAACATTACCCGCGGCTCCACTAACAGCCCGAGCGAGCAGTTCTGGCGCGCTGGCCTGACCCTGAACGAGTTCTTCGCCGCGGGGAGCAAGTTCAAGGTGGGCTACGCCAGCTACCAGGCCACCAACGTGGTCTCTCCGCTGCCGCAGGGTGGCGCCCCGGCCCGCGGCTACACCGGCGCCTTCAACAGCATCTCCAACGACCGCATCTTCGAGTACCCCGGTGAGGTGCAGTTCCCCTGGAACCTCACCACCGGTGCGGGTACCAACAGCGGCGGCGTGGCCGGGATCTACACCGAGTGGACCTACGGCAACCTGACCAGCGCTTTTGGGGTGTTCAACCTCACCGACGGCTCGGGGAATGTCCTCTCCAAGGGCACGGCCTTCAAGGTCAGCTACAACGTGAGCTTCTAA
- a CDS encoding extracellular solute-binding protein, whose product MKRWLVAVLALAGLGGALAQTTVRLQGFGGNDPAVLQGLLREVVNPALEKDNIKAVYEGVEGDYNATLLNALSAGTAGDLFYVDVFQSEPIFASGKVEPLDKYFTKQELGQFLPSLLQAFTLGGKVYGIPKDFNTLAIEYNKDLFDEAKVPYPNQTDTWDTFKDKLKKVQAALGDVAGVCVVADYARMGAFAHAAGFRPFNAQGKTVLDENFRRAFEWYTSLVKDGAGKFAQDLGEGWTGGCFGKEKAAVAIEGAWIGGFLRDSAPNLRYGTTFLPLDPKTKQRGNFVFTVSWSLNAASKNKEAAIKVLKALTSPEAQNWVLARGLALPSRTALANSPIFQRTGKEAELNRTVFNGSTKIGGAVLPFKFGKYNGADWMRPINEALQAVITGKKSVDQAIADAQAELNRLVR is encoded by the coding sequence ATGAAGCGATGGTTGGTGGCGGTTTTGGCGTTGGCGGGACTTGGGGGCGCATTGGCCCAGACCACGGTGCGGCTGCAAGGTTTCGGGGGCAACGACCCTGCGGTGCTCCAGGGGTTGCTGCGCGAGGTGGTGAACCCGGCGTTGGAGAAGGACAACATCAAGGCGGTGTATGAGGGGGTGGAGGGAGACTATAACGCTACCTTGCTCAACGCCCTCTCCGCGGGGACCGCAGGCGACCTGTTCTATGTGGACGTGTTCCAGTCCGAGCCGATCTTCGCCTCGGGGAAGGTGGAGCCGCTCGACAAGTACTTTACCAAGCAGGAACTCGGCCAGTTCCTACCCAGCCTGCTCCAGGCATTTACCCTGGGCGGAAAGGTCTACGGCATCCCTAAGGACTTCAATACCCTGGCCATCGAGTACAACAAGGACCTCTTCGACGAGGCCAAGGTGCCCTACCCTAACCAGACCGATACCTGGGACACCTTCAAAGACAAGCTGAAGAAAGTCCAGGCCGCGCTGGGCGACGTGGCTGGGGTATGCGTGGTGGCCGACTACGCCCGCATGGGGGCCTTCGCCCACGCGGCCGGCTTCCGGCCCTTCAACGCCCAGGGCAAGACCGTGCTAGACGAGAATTTCCGCCGCGCCTTCGAGTGGTACACCTCCTTGGTCAAGGACGGGGCGGGCAAGTTTGCCCAGGACCTCGGCGAGGGCTGGACTGGCGGCTGCTTCGGCAAAGAGAAGGCCGCGGTCGCCATCGAGGGGGCCTGGATCGGCGGCTTCTTGCGGGATAGCGCTCCCAACCTCCGCTACGGCACCACCTTCTTACCGCTGGATCCCAAGACCAAGCAGCGCGGCAACTTCGTCTTTACGGTCTCCTGGAGCTTGAACGCGGCCTCCAAGAACAAGGAAGCGGCCATCAAGGTGCTCAAAGCCCTGACCAGCCCCGAGGCGCAGAACTGGGTGCTGGCGCGCGGGTTGGCCCTGCCCAGCCGCACTGCTTTGGCCAACAGCCCCATCTTCCAGCGCACCGGCAAGGAAGCCGAGCTCAACCGCACGGTCTTCAACGGCTCTACCAAGATCGGCGGGGCGGTGCTGCCCTTCAAATTCGGCAAGTACAACGGGGCTGACTGGATGCGTCCCATCAACGAGGCCCTGCAGGCGGTGATCACCGGGAAGAAGAGCGTGGACCAGGCCATCGCGGACGCGCAGGCTGAGCTGAACCGCCTCGTTCGATAA
- the glmS gene encoding glutamine--fructose-6-phosphate transaminase (isomerizing), with translation MCGIVGYVGFRNATEVLLEGLRRLEYRGYDSAGVAVKVNGHLRVVKRAGKLAVLAEALQRQQLSGSLGVGHTRWATHGAPTDPNAHPHTTEDGELAVIHNGIIENYLSLKEGLLRRGHVFTSETDSEVLAHLIEEKYQGNLEAAVRAALQEAYGAYGLVVAHQDGEEIVVARTVSPLVIGIGEGENFVASDVPALLPYTRRVIFLHDGDLAVITREGVRVTDLAGNRVEREVVEVDWSLEAAEKGGYPHYMLKEIYEQPWALENTLGGRLREEEGGVELGLRLDPAAFDKVHVVACGTAYYAGWVGKYLLEALARIPVEVEVASEYRYRNPVADGSTLAIAISQSGETIDTLEAVREAKRKGAGTLGVINAKGSSITRETDDTLYIHAGPEIGVASTKAYTAMLAAMALLAVWMGRARGTLSVAEARGFLAELRKLPRLVERALEQRPHVAHIAEKYHQAADYLFLGRHIQAPTAYEGALKLKEISYIHAEAYPAGEMKHGPIALIDERLPVVVLATESPLYEKTLSNVQEVRARGGRVIAVATEGDERIKQLAQEVLYVPKTHPLLAPLVSAVPLQLLAYETAVLLGRDVDRPRNLAKSVTVE, from the coding sequence ATGTGCGGAATTGTCGGGTATGTAGGGTTCAGAAACGCGACGGAGGTGTTGTTGGAAGGGCTGCGCCGCCTCGAGTACCGGGGCTATGACTCGGCCGGGGTGGCGGTAAAGGTAAACGGCCACCTAAGGGTGGTGAAGCGGGCGGGCAAGCTCGCGGTGTTGGCGGAGGCGCTCCAGCGCCAGCAGCTCTCGGGTTCGCTGGGCGTGGGCCACACCCGCTGGGCCACCCACGGGGCCCCCACCGACCCCAACGCCCACCCCCACACCACCGAGGACGGCGAGCTGGCGGTGATCCACAACGGGATCATCGAGAACTACCTCTCGCTCAAGGAGGGGCTCTTGCGCCGGGGGCACGTCTTTACCAGCGAGACCGACTCGGAGGTGCTGGCCCACCTAATCGAGGAAAAGTACCAAGGGAACCTCGAGGCGGCCGTACGGGCGGCGCTCCAGGAGGCCTACGGGGCCTACGGGCTGGTGGTGGCGCACCAAGACGGCGAGGAGATCGTGGTGGCCCGCACGGTGAGCCCCTTGGTGATCGGGATCGGGGAGGGGGAGAACTTCGTGGCCTCGGACGTGCCGGCCCTCCTCCCCTACACCCGCCGGGTGATCTTCCTGCACGACGGAGACCTGGCGGTCATCACCCGCGAGGGGGTGCGGGTCACTGACCTTGCGGGCAACCGGGTAGAGCGCGAAGTGGTGGAGGTGGACTGGAGCCTCGAGGCCGCTGAGAAGGGCGGCTACCCTCACTACATGCTCAAGGAGATCTACGAGCAGCCTTGGGCGCTGGAAAATACCCTGGGCGGGCGGCTGCGCGAAGAGGAGGGGGGCGTGGAGTTGGGGCTCCGGCTCGACCCCGCCGCCTTCGACAAGGTGCACGTCGTGGCCTGCGGGACGGCCTACTACGCGGGATGGGTGGGGAAATACCTGCTCGAGGCGCTGGCCCGCATCCCGGTCGAGGTAGAGGTGGCCAGCGAGTACCGCTACCGCAACCCGGTGGCGGACGGCAGCACCCTGGCCATCGCCATCAGCCAGTCCGGGGAGACCATAGACACGCTCGAGGCGGTGCGCGAGGCCAAGCGCAAAGGGGCGGGCACCCTGGGGGTGATCAACGCCAAAGGGTCCTCGATCACCCGCGAAACCGACGACACCCTCTACATCCACGCCGGGCCGGAGATCGGGGTAGCCTCGACCAAAGCCTATACCGCAATGCTCGCAGCCATGGCCCTCCTCGCGGTGTGGATGGGCCGGGCCCGGGGCACCCTTTCCGTGGCCGAGGCCCGCGGTTTTCTGGCCGAGCTGCGCAAGCTGCCCCGGTTGGTGGAGCGGGCGCTCGAGCAGCGCCCCCACGTCGCGCATATCGCCGAGAAGTACCACCAGGCCGCAGACTATCTCTTCCTGGGCCGCCATATCCAAGCCCCCACCGCCTACGAGGGGGCTTTGAAGCTCAAGGAGATCAGCTACATCCACGCCGAGGCCTACCCGGCGGGCGAGATGAAGCACGGCCCCATCGCCCTCATCGACGAGCGGCTGCCGGTGGTGGTGCTGGCCACCGAAAGCCCGCTGTACGAGAAAACGCTCTCCAATGTCCAGGAGGTGCGGGCCCGGGGGGGCCGGGTCATCGCCGTCGCCACCGAGGGGGATGAAAGGATCAAGCAGTTGGCCCAGGAGGTGCTCTATGTGCCCAAGACCCACCCCCTGCTGGCCCCCTTGGTGAGCGCGGTGCCCTTGCAGCTTTTGGCCTACGAGACCGCGGTGCTCCTGGGGCGCGACGTGGACCGGCCGAGGAACCTGGCCAAATCGGTGACGGTGGAGTGA